AAGTCTCCGCAACGTTTTCTGATCTCTTCTGAGGTCAGATGTGCTAATTTTCACGGAACAGAGGTTGGAAAGCCGATTCCGTCTTACCAGGTTTACAAGGGAACGGTGTTTGATCTGGTCGATCAGGCAGTAGACTTTGTTCTGAGCAAGATCAATCGCTCGATCGGCACCCGGGCCGAAAGCGTGCAGGCTCCCACTACCTATGAAATTCCCAAAGAGGTTGTGAGCGAAGCCGTAGTGAACGCTGTGGCTCACCGGGATTATACGGACAATGCCAGCGTTCAGGTCATGCTCTTTGCCGACCGCTTGGAGATAAGGAATCCCGGCAGGCTTCCGCCGCCTCTTACCTTGGAGAAACTGCGTACCGCGCACAGTTCGGTGCCGGCAAATCCGCTTCTGGCCGAGTCTCTTTATCTTGCTGAATATATTGAGCGGATGGGGACGGGAACGTTAGACATGATTCGGCGATGTGTCGATGCGGGTTTACCGGAACCGGAGTTTGCCGTTACGGACGGATTCGTCGTGACGATACGCCGCCCCGAGCTTTCGCAACGGGTGGACGGGGAGCTGAAGTCGCGGCAAGAGTCACAGCAAGAGTCACAGCAAGAGTCACGCCCGAAGTCGCTTGAGGAGAAGGTGCTCAGCCTGCTGACTGCCGGTCAACCGATGTCAAGACTCGAATTGTCCAAAGGACTGGGGCAGAAGAAGATATCTGGTCAGCTCAACAAGGTCATTAGGCTGCTTATGCGTACGCGGAGCATCGAGTACACTCTGCCTGACAAACCTCAAAGCCGTTTCCAGAAGTACAGGCTTACGGACAAGGGTCGGGCTACTGCCTTGGGTCTGGACGCGGGAAATATCAAGACATGAATTCCGCAGGGCTTCTGGGGGAATCACAACACAATGCGCTTTCTCACTTGACAAAAGGATCACCCTCGGAATAAAGCATGGATGTGTCCAGAAACTCATCTTCTTCTGCCAATCCCAGTTTTTTTCGCGTAGCCAGCAGTCCGTCAAAAATATCCTGATAGTCGGGGCGAAGTTCTATCGACTTCTCGTAATCCTCAAGTGTCTCCTCAAGTCTTCCGAGCCTGCTTTTTAACTCGGCCCGTTCAAAGTAGATGCGCGGCAATTCAGGGTCTATCCGGATTATCGTGTCGTAATCGCGCAGGGCATCTTCGTATCTTTCGAGCTGTTCATAGCACCACGCACACTCATAATAGGTTTCCAGTCTCTGGGGATCAATACGTATGGCTTTGCCGTAATCATCCACCGCGTCTTCAAGTCTGTCTGCCTCGTTTTTCATCTGTCCCCTCAAGTGGTAGTAATACGCGGTTTTCGGGTCGAGCTGTATTGCCATGCCTATATCGGCTATTGCCTCTTCGTGACACTCCGTTTGGTGTTTCGCGCGGGCGCGATTGTGGTACGCTTCGGGGTCTTTCGGGTCAAGGCGGACCGCGTGGTCAAGATCGGCTAGGGCCTCTTCATTGGATATCACTCTTTTCGCTTCTCCGCGGTAGCGCTAGGCGCAGGCCATCTCGGGACAAAGCAATATGGCTTGATCAAACAGCGAGATGGCGTCTTCATACGAGGCCTTCTCACATTTTTCCAGTGCCGCGCGGTAATATTTCCAGGCCTCGGGGGAAGCGGAAAGATTGTTCTTCCTGCCTCCTTTTATGATTTTTAACTTCGGCGTGTCTGCCGGGGGCTTTCTCTTCATGTTTCTTGCCGGCTGCACAGCCGGCCCGCAACAGCGCATCTCTGCTAGTAAGAATAGCACTTTGTTGCGGTTATTGCGAACAGCTTTGGCAGTTGGGATAGTCTCATACAGTACGGAGAAAACCCTGAACCCATCGCATGCGGGTTGTGACCTCAACTGATTCGCGGTGATCGGAAAATATTCGCTTGAAATAAAAGCTTGTCTTCTGAAAACCGACAGTTGCGTTAACTTAGCCTCATAGCGATACTTTCATCATATGGAAATTTTCCTGCTGCTGTTCCTGATACTTGCATTCGTATTTTTTGCGGGATTTCGGAAAAAATCCGCTCCGCAGCCGGATACGGCTAAAACAGAGAGCTTGCTGCTTAAGCATAAGGGACTTTTTGACTCCCTGTTTGCCCATCCCCTTACCCAGGAGCAGAGACTCTGCATAGTCGATGATTCCTACAGGACGCTTATAATAGCGTCAGCCGGTTCAGGGAAGACAACAACGCTTCTGGGCAAGTACGTTTTTCTGATAAGAGAAGAACTTGCTACCCCTCGGGAGATTCTGGTTCTCGCCTTTAACAAGTCCATAGAGCAAGAGCTTGGAGAAAAGATAAGAAAACTTGTCCCCGGAGTCGGCCGCCCCGAAGTCTACACATTCCACGGGTTCGGTCTTGAACTGCTTAAGAGAATCGGGGGGAGAAGAAAGCTGGACCCCCTTGCGGAATCATCTTCAGACGGTCTTCTCGACACTGCAAACGTACTTGCGATAATCGAGAGGGCAAAGGTCAAGTATCCTGAGATCGGGGAATGGATTTCGGAGTTCAGAGCCGGGTGTCCGTACCACCAAATAGAAGAGTTCGTCCGGGATGAAAGGGAATACAACGAAACTGTTACAAGTTATCCCTACAAAAGAGAATCATTCCGGCTCGGCGAAGAATTCAGAGCGCAGCGCATACCGAGTCTTGACGCAAGGTACTGGGTCAGATCCCAGCAGGAGCTTGCTATCATAAACAGCCTGATAATAAGGGGAGTGAAAGTTGAGTATGAAAGGCCGCATCCCGACGGAGAGATAACCCCGGACTTCTATTATCCGGAAATAGACCTCTGGCATGAGCATTTCGCGATCCAGAGGGACGGCAGCTCCCCCTTTGAAGGCTATGCGGAGACAGTACTGCGGAAAAAGAAATTCTACGAGGAGCGGGGAGGGGATTTTCTTTTTACCTACAGCTACGAATATTACGAGGGCACCGTGATTGAGAAAATTTTCCGGAAGCTTGACGAAAAGGGCATCTCCTATGATCCTCCCGCGAAAGAATATATAGAAAACCGCCTTGAGTCCCTTTACTCGGATGATACGTACAGCCTGATCGCAAGATGCGTAAAGCTTGCCAAGGCGAACGATCTTTCCCCGGGGGGTCTTTCTGTGCGGCTTGACTCACTGCGCGACAAATTCAGAAGCAGCCTTTTCAAACGGTTTTTCCTTCCGGTTCTTGAGACCTACGAGGAGATTCTTCGTGAAAACGACACCATAGATTTTGAGGACATGATCCTTGGGCCGGTCCGCCACTTAAGCGGCGCCGAGATGGATGGAGCGATTCCGGATCGGTACAAGTATGTCCTTGTGGATGAGTTTCAGGACATCTCGGAAGCCAGAAAGAATTTCCTCGCCCGAATACTTGCCGCGGATTCCCGCCTCTTCGCAGTGGGAGATGATTGGCAGTCGATCTACAGGTTTACCGGCTCGGACAGCATGGCGATGAAAGAGTTCTCCGAATCCGAAAGCCCTCTGGTTACCGAAGACGGGGTGTCGGGGCGGGATGCTCGCTTGTTTAGGCCGCGGACTTACAGGATTCAGGAGACATTCCGGACATGCAGGCCGGTATCCGACATTGCTTCCGAGTTTATTCAGAAAAACCCAGCCCAATCAGAAAATCCGTTCGCTCCCGCCCGCCGGATGATGATTTCCCTGCCCTCAACATATGTTCCGTTGACCGTTATGACAGCGATAACTTGAAAAGGGTTCTTAACCTGATTCCAAGATCGGACAAAAGCAGGGGGGTTTTTATTCTGGGGCGGAAGAACAGGGAAATTGAGTCTTTCAGTTCCAAAGAACTTATGGCCTTCAGGGACGATCTCAGGATATCCAAGGGGACGATCCACAAGTCAAAAGGCCTCGAGGATGATATCGTTATCGTGCTGGGAATGGATTCGGGTATGAAGGGCTTTCCGGGCTGCGGAGAGGAAGACCCCCTTCTCTCGGTCTTTCTGCCTCCGGGAGACGGCTACCCGAATTCGGAGGAGAGGCGAGTTATGTACGTGGCCATGACCAGAGCCAGAGAGAAAGTCTTTCTGGTTAGCCAGTCTGTTCAGCCGTCATCCTTTGCGGCGGAGATAAAAGAGATATGCGGGCGTCTTGACGTCAAGTTCAATGATGCTGTTCTGAGGGAGGATGTTGTCGGGCCGTGTCCTGAATGTTTCAGCAAGGGGCTTGTGCAGGGGAGATGGATGGGAGGTCTTGTAAGAAGGGTAAGGAGCAATCCTCCGCCGTATTCCATATTCCTGGGGTGCACGAATTTCGGGAAAGGGCTTTGCGGCTACACAAAGAGAGAAGCGCCCTGTCCCACATGTCTGGTAAAAGGTGAAACTGTTCGATTGGGTGTGCGGTTTGACGAAGAGTTGCAAAAGCGCGAGGTGTTCTGTCCGGGTTGTGATTACCGTAAAGACTACGATTCATTCAGATTTAATAGCGTGGAAAGGTAGTACTTGAAAGCGAAGACACTTGACCAGAATGTTGTTTTTTTAAATTCTACGTCCTTTCATCTTACATATGCACCTTCGGTTCACCAGCTTCACCAGTAAGAGAATAGGCTTGAGCCCGCCTAAAATCTTCAAGCGATTTAAAAACTTCGGGATTCGATTCTCTTATAAACTCTTTGGTAATGGTAATGGTAAATGTATAGGTATAGCTTTTCCCATCTTCAATCTTCACGTTTTCAAGAACCCTTTCATCAATGTCCGACTGGTTGAAAAAAATCTTACAAAAATCTATAAAGGCTTGCCTTTTTGACTTCACCATCCTGCTACCTCCTTGTTGTATTTATTATCCAAACTCTCCGCACACTACTTAGAAAGCTGAAAAAACTTTCTTCTTTAGCATATTACGACTGAATTCGTCCCTTTTCGCTCGGAATTACCGTCCTTTTGGTTCGTAATATGCACTCAAATTCACATCATGATTGATAATAAACTCCATTTCTTTTTCTGTGAAGGAAAAATTCTCTGCCAAGTGAGAATCAATTTTTGAAAACAACTGCTCGTTTTCCACCGCTTTTCTATTGCTAGCAGTAAACCGCGCTTTCACTGTTCCGGGTATTCCTTTTTCTCCAGCATATTCGTTTATTGCCAGTATCCGTTGCACATAGCCGAAAATTGCAAGTACTTCTTTCCGGTTGCAAGACAAGGCGTCGAGGATTAGCAAATCCGCTCGTCTCGTGATCTTGAATGCCCTTCTATAGTTAAAGTTTCCAACATAACGCCCGGCGTTTTTCTTGAACACTAACCATTTGTTGCGCTCAAAGTGAAGCATGCGCCCCAATTCGATCAGAAATTCATAGTTCTCGGGCGGGAGGAAGTCTAGAACTCTGAGAAAGTCACTAATTACCCAATTAGTGATGTCAAAACCATCACCTCGCACAAGCCAATACCAGAAATAAAGCTCCCCTGCTGTGGCGGCCAATGCAGCGTATGTTGGCTCATCATCCGCAAAAGTTAACCGCCCTATTTTCGATGGGGTGATGTTGTCAAGCGAAACAGCGTCAACACACGGTGGGTCTTCAAGAAACACAGAGATAAAATTCCGTCCTGACTGTGAAAAACTAAGATACGCCTTATTCCCGCTGCCTTCGGAAATAGCTGCCCGATACTTTCTTACTTTTGTTGATGATATTGCGTTCAATACAGATGTATGC
This Candidatus Dadabacteria bacterium DNA region includes the following protein-coding sequences:
- a CDS encoding tetratricopeptide repeat protein, translating into MISNEEALADLDHAVRLDPKDPEAYHNRARAKHQTECHEEAIADIGMAIQLDPKTAYYYHLRGQMKNEADRLEDAVDDYGKAIRIDPQRLETYYECAWCYEQLERYEDALRDYDTIIRIDPELPRIYFERAELKSRLGRLEETLEDYEKSIELRPDYQDIFDGLLATRKKLGLAEEDEFLDTSMLYSEGDPFVK
- a CDS encoding DUF4062 domain-containing protein, translating into MKPLRIFVSSVQSEFSEERTALRDYVHGDVLMRRFFEVFLFEDVPASDRRPDHLYLDEVERSDIYVGLFGGDYGTEDKEGVSPTEREFDHATSHGVHRLVFLKETESRHPKMSALILRAQAGLIRKRFSTPEELISGLYAALVEYLGTKELIRSKPFDAAPCAKADMNDLDPGKMSRFIRTARRARQFPLTEDVYPEELLEHLNLLDGDWPTNAAVLLFGKSPQRFLISSEVRCANFHGTEVGKPIPSYQVYKGTVFDLVDQAVDFVLSKINRSIGTRAESVQAPTTYEIPKEVVSEAVVNAVAHRDYTDNASVQVMLFADRLEIRNPGRLPPPLTLEKLRTAHSSVPANPLLAESLYLAEYIERMGTGTLDMIRRCVDAGLPEPEFAVTDGFVVTIRRPELSQRVDGELKSRQESQQESQQESRPKSLEEKVLSLLTAGQPMSRLELSKGLGQKKISGQLNKVIRLLMRTRSIEYTLPDKPQSRFQKYRLTDKGRATALGLDAGNIKT
- a CDS encoding UvrD-helicase domain-containing protein; translated protein: MEIFLLLFLILAFVFFAGFRKKSAPQPDTAKTESLLLKHKGLFDSLFAHPLTQEQRLCIVDDSYRTLIIASAGSGKTTTLLGKYVFLIREELATPREILVLAFNKSIEQELGEKIRKLVPGVGRPEVYTFHGFGLELLKRIGGRRKLDPLAESSSDGLLDTANVLAIIERAKVKYPEIGEWISEFRAGCPYHQIEEFVRDEREYNETVTSYPYKRESFRLGEEFRAQRIPSLDARYWVRSQQELAIINSLIIRGVKVEYERPHPDGEITPDFYYPEIDLWHEHFAIQRDGSSPFEGYAETVLRKKKFYEERGGDFLFTYSYEYYEGTVIEKIFRKLDEKGISYDPPAKEYIENRLESLYSDDTYSLIARCVKLAKANDLSPGGLSVRLDSLRDKFRSSLFKRFFLPVLETYEEILRENDTIDFEDMILGPVRHLSGAEMDGAIPDRYKYVLVDEFQDISEARKNFLARILAADSRLFAVGDDWQSIYRFTGSDSMAMKEFSESESPLVTEDGVSGRDARLFRPRTYRIQETFRTCRPVSDIASEFIQKNPAQSENPFAPARRMMISLPSTYVPLTVMTAIT